A DNA window from Acidimicrobiia bacterium contains the following coding sequences:
- a CDS encoding CocE/NonD family hydrolase yields MTRFLAVAVVLATTSTVGAGVAGGGTSEPAAPVTGVLAGHTVSGEPIPCTPRPEGVRVCHGDIAVPDGADLRLESFDGTPLSVYVTLPPPPESGVDGDYPLVVQSHGWGATPSGPDDTQYGGPTALAWAAKGYAVVQLTARGWGTSCGTQESRDLSPDACERGYIHLDDVRYEARDVQHTIGLLVDEEIADPDRIGLTGESYGAGASLAVATLGDRVVEEDGSLSPWTSPDGTPLRIAAAVPLFGFSDLFYALMPNGRTLDAQVVSVSDDLSPAGIWKLSIGSGLFLVGQTTGSYAPAGEDPEADVQSWFETMDAGEPYGEDTDAVADLGARYHSPYYTLAGAYGADEQPPPPLLVVGGFTDAVFPVDEALRYYNLDRELYPDSPISLFLFDGGHQRAQNKPADAALLVERIDAFFDHYVAGTGPEPATGVTVLSQTCPADAPSDGPFEAETWAALHPGEVRFDSEPSRSVRSDAGDETIGEALDPVLGGLACTTVAANDQGDGVATYRLPAATGEGYTLLGAPTVTADVDVTGSGAYLAARLFDVDPETDTATLVARGEYRIDPDAPEDSVTFQLHANAWHFAPGHIPKLELLGQDPPYLRASNGEFTIAVSDLDFRLPVHEVPGEPGTPPEVQEFTPVGTQGGEATMADSTGDGNNATTVILVVLAAGAVVAILVAVTRSRRRRGKMVPEDSSPGSEVGS; encoded by the coding sequence ATGACAAGGTTCCTCGCGGTGGCCGTCGTGCTCGCGACGACGTCGACCGTCGGCGCGGGAGTCGCCGGTGGTGGTACCTCCGAGCCCGCGGCCCCGGTCACCGGTGTGCTGGCCGGCCACACCGTGAGCGGAGAGCCGATCCCGTGCACACCGCGGCCCGAGGGCGTCCGGGTGTGCCACGGCGACATCGCAGTACCCGACGGCGCCGATCTCCGTCTCGAGAGCTTCGACGGCACACCGCTATCGGTGTACGTCACCCTCCCACCGCCGCCCGAGTCGGGTGTCGACGGTGACTACCCGCTGGTCGTGCAAAGCCATGGTTGGGGCGCGACACCCTCGGGGCCCGACGACACGCAGTACGGCGGTCCCACCGCTCTTGCGTGGGCGGCCAAGGGCTACGCCGTCGTGCAACTCACCGCACGAGGCTGGGGGACGTCGTGCGGCACCCAGGAATCACGCGACCTGAGCCCCGACGCGTGCGAACGTGGATACATCCACCTCGACGACGTCCGCTACGAAGCCCGCGACGTCCAGCACACGATCGGTCTCCTGGTCGACGAGGAGATCGCCGATCCCGATCGGATCGGGCTCACGGGTGAGTCGTACGGCGCCGGAGCCTCACTGGCGGTGGCGACGCTCGGCGACCGCGTGGTGGAGGAGGATGGGTCGCTGAGCCCGTGGACGAGTCCCGACGGCACCCCGCTCCGCATCGCCGCCGCCGTCCCGCTCTTCGGCTTCTCCGATCTGTTCTACGCACTGATGCCGAACGGACGGACGCTCGACGCGCAGGTGGTCTCCGTGAGCGACGACCTGTCGCCGGCGGGAATCTGGAAGCTGTCGATCGGTTCCGGGCTGTTCCTCGTCGGCCAGACGACCGGCTCCTACGCGCCCGCGGGCGAGGATCCCGAGGCCGATGTCCAGTCCTGGTTCGAGACCATGGACGCCGGCGAGCCGTACGGTGAGGACACCGACGCCGTCGCCGACCTCGGTGCCCGCTACCACTCGCCCTACTACACGCTGGCGGGCGCCTACGGCGCCGACGAGCAACCGCCACCACCCCTGCTCGTGGTGGGTGGGTTCACCGACGCCGTGTTCCCGGTCGACGAGGCGCTGCGCTACTACAACCTCGACCGCGAGCTGTATCCCGACAGCCCGATCTCGCTGTTCCTCTTCGACGGCGGCCACCAACGGGCCCAGAACAAGCCGGCCGACGCCGCTCTGCTCGTGGAGCGCATCGACGCGTTCTTCGACCACTACGTCGCCGGCACGGGACCCGAGCCTGCCACCGGCGTGACGGTACTCAGCCAGACGTGCCCGGCCGACGCACCGTCGGACGGGCCGTTCGAAGCCGAGACCTGGGCTGCCCTGCACCCCGGCGAGGTCCGCTTCGACTCCGAGCCGAGCCGGTCGGTCCGCTCCGATGCCGGCGACGAGACGATCGGTGAGGCGCTCGACCCGGTCCTCGGTGGGCTCGCCTGCACGACCGTCGCCGCCAACGACCAGGGCGACGGCGTCGCGACCTACCGCCTGCCGGCCGCCACCGGGGAGGGGTACACACTCCTGGGGGCGCCCACCGTGACAGCGGATGTGGACGTCACCGGCTCGGGTGCCTACCTCGCGGCACGGCTCTTCGACGTCGACCCCGAAACCGACACCGCCACGCTGGTAGCACGCGGTGAGTACCGCATCGACCCCGACGCGCCAGAGGACTCCGTGACCTTCCAGCTCCACGCCAACGCCTGGCACTTCGCCCCCGGCCACATTCCGAAGCTCGAGCTTCTCGGCCAGGACCCGCCCTACCTGCGCGCGTCGAACGGCGAATTCACGATCGCGGTCTCGGACCTGGATTTCCGGCTACCGGTCCACGAGGTCCCGGGTGAGCCGGGTACGCCGCCGGAGGTCCAGGAGTTCACGCCTGTCGGGACCCAGGGGGGCGAGGCGACAATGGCGGACTCCACCGGCGACGGGAACAACGCAACCACCGTGATCCTGGTGGTGCTCGCAGCCGGTGCGGTCGTCGCCATCCTGGTCGCCGTGACACGTTCCCGACGGCGGAGGGGGAAGATGGTCCCGGAGGACAGTTCCCCCGGCAGCGAAGTCGGATCCTGA
- a CDS encoding DUF1697 domain-containing protein: MATARYVALLRGINVGGRNSVPMADLRAAFESAGHTDVRTYIQSGNVLFSSDSPRAQLEDAVETALREQFGVTVVVLRSHRQLRNVVARAPDGFGSRPGTHHSDVMFLREPLTSRRVMRVLERREGVDRAWPGTGVVYFERLSARRTQSRMSRITDTAEYARMTIRNWNTTTKLLSLLDESRTG, from the coding sequence ATGGCCACGGCGCGCTATGTGGCGCTGCTACGCGGGATCAACGTCGGTGGGCGCAACAGCGTGCCGATGGCCGATCTGCGTGCGGCGTTCGAGTCGGCGGGTCACACCGATGTCCGCACATACATCCAGTCCGGCAACGTGCTGTTCTCATCCGACTCACCACGCGCGCAACTCGAGGACGCTGTCGAGACGGCGCTGCGCGAGCAGTTCGGGGTTACCGTCGTCGTGCTGCGCTCGCACCGGCAACTCCGCAACGTCGTGGCAAGAGCCCCGGACGGCTTCGGCTCCCGGCCCGGCACGCACCACTCCGACGTCATGTTCCTGAGGGAGCCACTGACGAGCCGACGGGTCATGCGCGTCCTGGAACGGCGGGAGGGCGTCGACCGGGCGTGGCCCGGTACTGGGGTCGTGTACTTCGAACGCCTCAGCGCGCGTCGAACGCAAAGCCGGATGAGTCGCATCACCGACACGGCGGAGTACGCGCGGATGACGATCCGGAACTGGAACACGACAACGAAGCTGCTGAGCCTCCTCGACGAATCCCGGACAGGCTGA
- a CDS encoding sulfotransferase encodes MSTVDEVLADARSRTGLDDFGEDSFHEGLVELIAGAEEAGTYNDLGIAVLRDQATGFLANRLAVEDWYRRHPEIDEQEIEAPLFGLGLPRTGSTALSFLLAQDHRFRSLLTWETNSPAPPPDPATFDTDPRIAQAAANIALIDEMAPRFKAMLPTSPTGPTECLPILALDFRSAMFGALGDNRRYDAWLDSCDMVPAYRYHERVLKLLQWKFDPRPWRLKSPAHMASISALVEVYPEARFVMTHRDIAQAIPSVVSLLDATSEHLRTGGLAPDFAAHQAAYWESALRGTLEYRDDGNEERFYDLGFSELRPDPIPAMDRLYRWLDVELTDEVAERMAEWWSANPADKQGVHDYSPEQYGIDLTVLRRQFAFYNDRFAEEAP; translated from the coding sequence ATGTCGACGGTCGATGAGGTGCTCGCGGACGCCCGGTCCCGGACTGGTCTCGACGACTTCGGGGAGGACTCGTTCCACGAGGGCCTCGTCGAGCTGATCGCCGGGGCGGAGGAGGCAGGAACCTACAACGACCTCGGCATCGCCGTGTTGAGGGACCAGGCGACCGGGTTCCTGGCCAATCGGCTCGCCGTCGAGGACTGGTACCGGCGCCACCCCGAGATCGACGAGCAGGAGATCGAGGCGCCCCTGTTCGGGCTCGGGCTCCCACGCACCGGTTCGACGGCGCTGAGCTTCCTCCTCGCCCAGGACCATCGCTTCCGCTCGCTGCTCACGTGGGAGACGAACAGTCCCGCCCCGCCACCGGATCCGGCCACCTTCGACACCGACCCCCGAATCGCGCAGGCCGCCGCGAACATCGCCCTGATCGACGAGATGGCACCGAGGTTCAAGGCGATGCTCCCGACCTCGCCGACGGGCCCCACCGAGTGCCTCCCGATCCTCGCGCTCGACTTCCGGTCGGCGATGTTCGGCGCCCTGGGCGACAACCGGCGTTACGACGCCTGGCTCGACTCCTGCGACATGGTGCCCGCGTACCGGTACCACGAGCGGGTGCTCAAGCTCCTCCAGTGGAAGTTCGACCCGCGCCCGTGGCGGCTCAAGTCGCCTGCCCACATGGCGTCGATCAGCGCGCTCGTCGAGGTGTATCCCGAGGCGCGGTTCGTGATGACACACCGCGACATCGCCCAGGCGATCCCGTCGGTGGTGAGCCTGCTCGACGCAACCTCCGAGCACCTGCGGACCGGCGGGCTTGCGCCCGACTTCGCGGCCCACCAGGCCGCCTACTGGGAGAGCGCCCTGCGAGGAACTCTCGAGTACCGAGACGACGGGAACGAGGAGCGCTTCTACGACCTCGGCTTTTCCGAGCTCCGTCCCGACCCGATCCCCGCGATGGACCGGCTGTACCGGTGGCTCGACGTCGAGCTCACCGACGAGGTCGCCGAGCGCATGGCCGAGTGGTGGTCCGCGAACCCGGCTGACAAACAGGGAGTGCACGACTACAGCCCCGAGCAGTACGGCATCGACCTCACGGTCCTGCGTCGGCAGTTCGCCTTCTACAACGACCGTTTCGCCGAGGAGGCCCCCTGA
- a CDS encoding cytochrome P450, which yields MPNVPLGRLGIDPSTPGFSLRPDYFDVLARLRAEAPVYEYRPGIKAVSRYDDIREISRDPVRFCSSRGALVNDPIREGGSIEGSILHMDPPEHSAWRAVLNREFTVRAVNRMEDRVRAITGDLLDAIPREEVVDLVEILTARIPVLVICELLGVPDADRAHFRRWSDATIVASDGRAAMSESDAEAVAEMIGYLTDLAEKKLADPAADIISLLVTSDIDGKRLDPGELLTFIMSLVVAGNETTRHLMSGSMIELAARPDQRAVLHSTPEVIPRAVEECLRWITPIQQFARTVTEDTDLSGHALAEGDYVVMLYASGNRDEVAFGPTADVFDITRDPPTPNLAFGFGEHFCLGAALARLEERVLLEALAAREAAYEQAGDATYLPSSLVRGPDRAPFVFS from the coding sequence GTGCCCAACGTGCCGCTCGGCAGACTCGGGATCGATCCGAGCACGCCCGGCTTCTCCCTGCGCCCCGACTACTTCGACGTCCTGGCCCGACTCCGCGCCGAGGCCCCGGTCTACGAGTACCGCCCGGGGATCAAGGCCGTCTCGCGCTACGACGACATCCGGGAGATCAGCCGGGACCCTGTCCGCTTCTGTTCGAGTCGAGGCGCGCTGGTCAACGACCCCATCCGGGAGGGAGGCTCGATCGAGGGATCGATCCTCCACATGGATCCACCCGAACACAGCGCGTGGCGCGCGGTGCTGAACCGCGAGTTCACCGTCCGGGCGGTGAACAGGATGGAGGACCGGGTCCGGGCCATCACCGGGGACCTGCTCGATGCGATTCCTCGTGAGGAGGTCGTCGACCTCGTGGAGATCCTCACCGCTCGCATCCCGGTCCTCGTGATCTGCGAGCTCCTCGGGGTGCCCGACGCCGACCGGGCGCACTTCCGCCGCTGGTCCGACGCGACGATCGTGGCGTCCGACGGCCGGGCGGCCATGTCTGAATCGGACGCAGAGGCGGTCGCGGAGATGATCGGGTATCTCACCGACCTCGCCGAGAAGAAGCTCGCCGATCCCGCCGCCGACATCATCTCGCTCCTCGTCACCTCCGACATCGACGGCAAGCGGCTCGACCCCGGCGAGCTGCTCACCTTCATCATGTCGTTGGTCGTCGCGGGCAACGAGACGACCCGGCACCTCATGAGCGGCTCGATGATCGAACTGGCGGCCCGACCCGACCAACGCGCCGTGTTGCACTCGACGCCCGAGGTGATCCCCCGGGCCGTCGAGGAGTGCCTCCGGTGGATCACGCCCATCCAGCAGTTCGCGCGCACGGTCACCGAGGACACCGACCTCTCGGGCCACGCGCTCGCGGAGGGTGACTACGTTGTCATGCTCTACGCCTCGGGCAATCGTGACGAGGTTGCGTTCGGTCCCACCGCCGACGTGTTCGACATCACGCGGGACCCACCGACGCCGAACCTGGCGTTCGGGTTCGGCGAGCACTTCTGCCTCGGCGCCGCCCTGGCCCGCCTGGAGGAGCGGGTCCTGCTCGAAGCGCTCGCCGCTCGAGAGGCCGCCTACGAGCAGGCGGGTGACGCCACGTACCTCCCGTCGAGCCTGGTTCGGGGGCCCGACCGCGCTCCGTTCGTCTTTTCCTGA
- a CDS encoding helix-turn-helix domain-containing protein — protein sequence MSERAPQATPSVEAILSAMRGVIAERGPERFTMSSVAVAAGVSRPTLYKWFPTREQLLDAFSVYEEERFDAELAAVVAAQRTASRKLDAAIRLLVTYLDGLMGPDPIGVDPGHAIRWLDASLEPQVESLVRLLGDAFDAVPAVRRGHLSGEDAAELFLRLAYSHYLFPHPEPEVLLANLRSFAGLSTRSITTAAG from the coding sequence ATGAGCGAACGGGCGCCCCAGGCCACGCCCAGCGTCGAGGCGATCCTGTCGGCCATGCGGGGCGTGATCGCCGAGCGGGGGCCGGAGCGCTTCACGATGTCGTCGGTCGCCGTGGCGGCCGGGGTGTCACGTCCGACGCTGTACAAGTGGTTCCCCACCAGGGAACAGCTGCTCGACGCCTTCTCCGTCTACGAGGAGGAGCGGTTCGATGCCGAGCTGGCTGCCGTCGTCGCGGCCCAGCGCACGGCGAGCCGGAAGCTCGACGCGGCGATTCGGCTCCTCGTTACGTATCTCGACGGGCTCATGGGTCCCGACCCCATCGGAGTCGACCCAGGACACGCCATCAGGTGGCTCGACGCGTCGCTGGAACCGCAGGTCGAATCGCTGGTCCGGCTCCTGGGCGACGCGTTCGACGCGGTGCCCGCGGTACGGCGCGGGCACCTCAGCGGGGAAGACGCGGCCGAGCTGTTCCTGCGCCTGGCCTACTCCCACTACCTCTTCCCCCACCCCGAGCCCGAGGTCCTGTTGGCCAACCTACGAAGCTTCGCAGGGTTGTCGACGCGCTCGATCACCACGGCTGCGGGGTGA
- a CDS encoding nuclear transport factor 2 family protein — MHDHVAIQDLLAEYCERFDAGDFDAFADLFSHGTWFATAGEGPGADPVRRWCDEHILLYDGLPHTHHVTTNIRLDVHDDERAEARSYVTVWQGLSDFPLQAIFCGRYVDELAVIDGRWSFVARWVHPDVIGDMSRHMREPLPPGPLRTRS, encoded by the coding sequence ATGCACGATCACGTCGCCATCCAGGACCTGCTCGCCGAGTACTGCGAGCGCTTCGACGCCGGCGACTTCGACGCGTTCGCAGACCTCTTCTCCCACGGAACCTGGTTTGCGACCGCGGGGGAGGGGCCGGGCGCGGACCCGGTTCGCCGGTGGTGCGACGAACACATCCTTCTCTACGACGGGCTGCCCCATACCCATCACGTCACCACAAACATCCGGCTCGATGTCCACGACGACGAACGCGCCGAGGCACGTTCGTACGTGACGGTCTGGCAGGGGCTGTCGGACTTCCCCCTGCAGGCGATCTTCTGCGGGCGTTACGTCGACGAACTGGCGGTGATCGACGGTCGGTGGAGTTTCGTGGCCCGGTGGGTCCATCCCGACGTGATCGGTGACATGAGCCGACACATGCGCGAACCGTTGCCACCGGGCCCGCTGCGTACCAGGTCCTGA
- a CDS encoding LLM class F420-dependent oxidoreductase, whose translation MRFSITHPLLSHPADPGFVDGATIATMARAAEKAGFDGYGFTDHPAPSQRWLDAGGHETLDPFVALGFVAGATTTIRLIPNIAVLPYRNPFLVAKAAATVDVLSGGRFTLAAGAGYLKSEFAALGVDPAERNDLFDEAVQVLVSVWTSDDVTFEGRHFRARGISGHPRPVSDPHPPIWIGGNSAAARQRVVDLGDGWCPFPAPAPLARTARTTALDTPERLAAAIDDLRERLDRAGRDAASIDISFANAAGGTPWSHDFSPEAHLAGLEDLAHLGVTWVQVGLPGSSPAAALDAIARYGETVIGPHRG comes from the coding sequence ATGAGATTCTCGATCACACACCCGCTGCTCTCGCATCCGGCGGACCCGGGCTTCGTCGACGGAGCCACCATCGCGACCATGGCCCGCGCCGCCGAGAAGGCCGGCTTCGACGGCTACGGGTTCACCGACCACCCGGCACCCTCGCAACGGTGGCTCGACGCCGGAGGTCATGAGACGCTGGACCCCTTCGTCGCTCTCGGGTTCGTCGCCGGAGCAACCACGACCATCCGGCTCATTCCCAACATCGCCGTCCTGCCCTACCGGAATCCTTTCCTCGTGGCCAAGGCCGCCGCGACGGTCGACGTTCTCTCCGGCGGCCGGTTCACCCTGGCCGCCGGGGCCGGCTACCTGAAGTCCGAGTTCGCCGCCCTCGGGGTCGACCCGGCCGAGCGCAACGACCTGTTCGACGAGGCCGTGCAGGTGCTGGTCTCGGTCTGGACCAGCGACGACGTGACCTTCGAGGGTCGCCACTTCCGTGCGCGGGGTATCTCGGGACATCCCCGGCCGGTGAGCGACCCGCACCCGCCCATCTGGATCGGCGGCAACAGCGCAGCGGCCCGTCAGCGCGTCGTCGACCTCGGCGACGGCTGGTGCCCGTTCCCGGCGCCTGCGCCGCTCGCACGCACGGCCCGCACCACCGCACTCGACACACCCGAGCGGCTCGCCGCGGCGATCGACGACCTACGAGAACGCCTCGATCGCGCGGGGCGGGATGCCGCGTCGATCGACATCTCCTTCGCCAACGCGGCGGGTGGGACACCGTGGTCCCACGACTTCTCCCCGGAGGCACACCTCGCGGGACTCGAGGACCTGGCCCACCTCGGCGTCACCTGGGTCCAGGTCGGACTCCCCGGGTCCTCACCCGCCGCCGCTCTCGACGCCATCGCCCGCTACGGCGAGACCGTCATCGGGCCACACCGCGGCTGA
- a CDS encoding SDR family oxidoreductase, with amino-acid sequence MDLGLDDATVVVSGGTSGMGRAAADCFASDGARVAVFARSREQLDATADALTALGSPDAVGIETDLFDVASVDAAIAEVADRWGHLNALVNAAGPMAGGLKSFETYTDDDWHSVFDGLTVGAVRTCRAALPLLRAADWARIVNVSAMSTKRQSPPLIAYTASKSALTSLTKNLAQTLAPDGILVNTVSPGTVASKSFKAALAEMPGVDENDLADIMRFIGEGFGHHVFLDRAADPAEIGPVIAFAASRRNTYMTGANLNVDGGSDFT; translated from the coding sequence ATGGACCTCGGACTGGACGACGCCACCGTCGTCGTCAGTGGCGGCACAAGCGGCATGGGTCGCGCTGCGGCCGACTGCTTCGCCTCAGACGGCGCTCGCGTGGCCGTGTTCGCCCGCTCCCGCGAGCAACTCGACGCCACCGCCGACGCGCTGACCGCGCTCGGCTCCCCCGACGCCGTCGGCATCGAGACCGACCTGTTCGACGTCGCATCGGTCGATGCCGCCATCGCCGAGGTCGCGGATCGCTGGGGCCACCTCAACGCGCTCGTCAACGCCGCCGGGCCGATGGCCGGAGGCCTCAAGAGCTTCGAGACCTACACCGACGACGACTGGCACAGCGTGTTCGACGGGCTGACCGTCGGCGCGGTCCGCACCTGCCGTGCCGCCCTGCCACTGCTCCGAGCCGCCGACTGGGCCCGCATCGTCAACGTGTCCGCGATGTCGACCAAGCGCCAGTCACCGCCGCTCATCGCCTACACGGCATCGAAGTCGGCACTCACCAGCCTCACCAAGAACCTCGCCCAGACCCTCGCTCCCGATGGGATCCTGGTGAACACCGTCAGCCCGGGAACGGTTGCGTCCAAGTCCTTCAAGGCTGCCCTCGCCGAGATGCCCGGGGTCGACGAGAACGACCTCGCCGACATCATGCGCTTCATCGGCGAAGGCTTCGGTCACCACGTGTTTCTCGATCGTGCCGCCGACCCCGCCGAGATCGGCCCGGTCATCGCTTTTGCCGCCTCGAGGCGCAACACCTATATGACCGGCGCCAACCTCAACGTCGACGGCGGGTCGGACTTCACCTGA
- a CDS encoding ferritin-like domain-containing protein, protein MAHEGYHEPVEKLDEKVIDRHRAIVSIMEEFEAVDWYDQRVSATADSELAEVLAHNRDEEKEHAAMTLEWLRRRDAVLDENLRTYLFTDEPVTEVEESVEGTGRGAGEETPGGKSSGDGSLGIGDLKADVVTKENR, encoded by the coding sequence ATGGCGCACGAGGGCTACCACGAGCCCGTCGAGAAACTCGACGAGAAGGTCATCGACCGCCACCGGGCGATCGTGTCGATCATGGAGGAGTTCGAAGCCGTCGACTGGTACGACCAGCGTGTCAGCGCGACCGCTGATTCGGAGTTGGCCGAGGTGCTCGCCCACAACCGGGACGAGGAGAAGGAGCACGCGGCGATGACCCTCGAGTGGTTACGTCGTCGCGACGCGGTGCTCGACGAGAACCTGCGCACCTACCTCTTCACCGATGAGCCCGTCACCGAGGTCGAGGAGTCCGTCGAGGGCACCGGCCGTGGTGCGGGAGAGGAGACGCCGGGCGGGAAGTCCTCCGGGGACGGCTCGCTGGGCATCGGAGACCTCAAGGCCGATGTAGTCACGAAGGAGAACCGATGA
- a CDS encoding extradiol dioxygenase has translation MPITGVHALLYSTEPEALRILLDDVLGLGHVDDGQDAGWLIFRLPPAELGVHPGDGPAHELCLMCDDLDVTIEELETKGVVFDGDPVDEGWGVAIKMVLPGDVEMLLYEPRHRTAI, from the coding sequence ATGCCGATCACAGGCGTTCACGCTTTGCTGTACTCAACGGAGCCCGAAGCGCTCAGAATCCTGCTGGACGACGTTCTCGGCCTCGGGCATGTCGATGACGGCCAGGATGCCGGCTGGCTGATCTTCAGACTCCCGCCTGCGGAGCTCGGTGTCCATCCCGGCGACGGGCCGGCCCACGAGCTCTGCCTGATGTGTGATGACCTCGACGTGACGATCGAGGAACTCGAAACCAAGGGTGTCGTCTTCGACGGCGACCCCGTGGATGAGGGCTGGGGTGTCGCCATCAAGATGGTCCTGCCCGGCGATGTGGAGATGCTCCTCTACGAGCCCCGGCACCGTACGGCGATCTGA